In Tripterygium wilfordii isolate XIE 37 chromosome 23, ASM1340144v1, whole genome shotgun sequence, one genomic interval encodes:
- the LOC119993871 gene encoding GDSL esterase/lipase At1g29670-like, whose translation MTPSPPLYKHISLLITISCLTGLYCCVNGDNESNNIHGMFVFGSSLVDNGNNNFLDNMAKADYLPYGIDFPSGPSGRFTNGKNVIDLLCDQIRLPSYIPAFANPSTKGRKIVHGVNYASGASGILDDTGSIVGNVTSLSKQIRNFEEVTLPDLEEQLGSNSNNISRESLPNNYLFILGTGGNDYSFNYFMRKNTSTASLQAFTDNLMKSLSNQIQKLYNLGARKLVLMSINPIGCSPMVLTDPPGCLEGLNEAAQLFNAQLQSLVDVLKPQMPGSNLVFVNSYEIIREIIRNPASRGFKDASNACCEIGSVSEGGSGILCKRGGDACEDRTSHVFFDGLHPTEAVNVEIADKAYASNVKTEVYPINVRQLVSL comes from the exons ATGACACCCTCACCACCTCTCTACAAACACATTTCTCTCTTAATCACTATTTCATGCTTAACAGGCCTTTATTGTTGTGTTAATGGAGACAATGAAAGCAACAACATCCATGGAATGTTTGTGTTTGGGAGCTCTCTGGTTGACAATGGAAACAACAATTTTCTTGACAACATGGCTAAGGCAGACTACTTGCCTTATGGAATAGACTTCCCTTCTGGACCTTCTGGGAGATTTACTAATGGTAAAAATGTTATTGACCTTCTTTGTGACCAAATCAGGTTGCCTTCTTACATTCCTGCATTTGCTAATCCTTCAACTAAGGGAAGGAAGATTGTTCATGGTGTCAACTATGCCTCTGGTGCGTCCGGCATCCTCGACGACACCGGCTCGATCGTG GGTAATGTGACAAGTTTAAGCAAACAAATTAGGAACTTTGAGGAGGTAACATTGCCAGACTTGGAAGAACAGCTTGGAAgcaatagtaataacattagcAGGGAATCACTACCCAAtaattacttgtttatattgGGAACCGGAGGGAATGACTACTCATTCAACTACTTCATGAGAAAGAACACCTCCACTGCCAGTCTTCAAGCCTTCACAGATAATCTCATGAAATCACTGTCCAACCAAATTCAG AAGTTGTATAATTTAGGGGCTCGAAAGTTGGTGTTGATGTCGATCAATCCAATAGGCTGCAGCCCAATGGTACTAACTGACCCACCTGGGTGCTTAGAAGGACTCAATGAGGCTGCTCAGCTCTTCAATGCTCAGTTGCAGTCACTTGTGGATGTTTTGAAGCCACAAATGCCTGGTTCCAATCTTGTCTTTGTCAATTCATATGAGATCATCAGGGAAATTATCAGAAATCCTGCCTCCCGag GATTCAAAGATGCAAGCAATGCATGTTGTGAGATAGGATCAGTGAGTGAAGGAGGAAGTGGGATTTTGTGCAAAAGGGGTGGGGATGCATGTGAAGATAGAACAAGTCATGTATTCTTTGATGGTTTGCATCCAACAGAAGCTGTGAATGTGGAGATAGCCGACAAGGCTTATGCCTCAAACGTCAAAACTGAAGTTTATCCCATTAATGTCCGACAACTTGTTAGTCTCTAG